The following proteins are encoded in a genomic region of Arachis ipaensis cultivar K30076 chromosome B02, Araip1.1, whole genome shotgun sequence:
- the LOC107626615 gene encoding VAN3-binding protein-like — MNSNLQVIAKMKSKHMAGTFTKKKKCIVTGVCSDVQAWPGREKEDLIEKRAYFGIKTAERIIEFECESKRDKQFWLDGIQYMFNCRAKAA, encoded by the exons ATGAATTCAAATTTACAG GTTATAGCAAAAATGAAGAGCAAGCACATGGCAGGAACATTCACCAAAAAGAAGAAAT GTATAGTCACCGGAGTCTGCAGTGATGTCCAAGCTTGGCcgggaagagagaaagaagacttAATAGAAAAGAGGGCATATTTCGGAATTAAAACTGCAGAAAGGATAATAGAGTTTGAATGTGAGAGTAAAAGAGACAAACAGTTCTGGCTTGATGGGATTCAATATATGTTTAATTGCCGTGCCAAAGCGGCATaa